In the Streptomyces sp. BHT-5-2 genome, one interval contains:
- a CDS encoding PfaD family polyunsaturated fatty acid/polyketide biosynthesis protein — protein MTTVSHDPEGLYEVLAALDRPCYIVSSEGRPGATHHPPAPGSGTTLLAAVGPLAPQRLGSADFRRHHGLRYAYMAGAMAGGIASVELVTALARAGHLASFGSAGLPEDRIDQALGRLTAELAATETPFACNLIHNPLARAMEKACVDACLRHGVHCLEASAFVQLTPDLVRYRVAGLRRDPATGVRSEHRLIAKVSHPHTAELFLRPAPHEIVADLKARGLVPAEQAELARTVPMADDITAEADSGGHTDRRPLAILLPALIRLRDLIAREHPHPHGTPVRIGAAGGIGTPHAMAAAFALGADYVVTGSVNQATTEAGTSPGVKRLLAQAGLADCTMAPAADMFEQGVQVQVLARGTLFPGNAARLYRLYREHTSLDDLPADECRLLQERILRRPLEQVVDECTAYLKAHQPDQLPRAERDPKYRMALVFRWYLAMASRWATSGQTERSGDWQVWCGPAMGAFNAWTAGSALAAPEQRHAATIAEHLLRGAAFHSRVSQLRLSGVRLPASCAEYRLPSPSPRTPASAGKVAARATRHLSPSPSSRLPSDRLRRKPRS, from the coding sequence ATGACGACCGTCAGCCACGACCCCGAGGGGTTGTACGAGGTGCTCGCGGCACTCGACCGCCCCTGCTACATCGTCAGCAGCGAGGGCCGGCCAGGCGCCACCCACCATCCCCCCGCACCCGGCTCCGGTACCACCCTGCTCGCCGCCGTGGGCCCACTGGCCCCTCAGCGGCTCGGCTCCGCGGACTTCCGGCGCCACCACGGCCTCCGCTACGCCTACATGGCGGGCGCGATGGCCGGCGGCATCGCCTCCGTGGAGCTGGTCACCGCACTGGCCCGCGCCGGACACCTGGCCTCGTTCGGCTCCGCGGGACTGCCCGAAGACCGGATCGACCAAGCCCTCGGCCGCCTGACGGCAGAACTCGCCGCCACAGAGACGCCCTTCGCCTGCAACCTCATCCACAACCCCCTCGCGCGCGCGATGGAGAAAGCCTGCGTGGACGCCTGCCTGCGCCACGGGGTGCACTGCCTGGAAGCATCCGCTTTCGTCCAACTCACCCCGGACCTGGTGCGCTACCGGGTGGCCGGACTACGCCGCGACCCCGCCACCGGGGTCCGGTCCGAGCACCGGCTGATCGCCAAGGTCTCCCACCCGCACACCGCCGAACTGTTCCTCCGCCCAGCCCCCCACGAGATCGTCGCCGATCTCAAGGCCCGCGGACTGGTCCCCGCCGAACAGGCCGAACTCGCCCGCACCGTCCCCATGGCCGACGACATCACAGCCGAGGCGGACTCCGGCGGACACACCGACCGCCGCCCGCTGGCCATCCTGCTGCCCGCCCTCATCCGCCTGCGCGACCTGATCGCCCGTGAACACCCCCACCCGCACGGTACCCCGGTACGCATCGGCGCCGCCGGCGGCATCGGCACCCCGCACGCCATGGCGGCCGCCTTCGCTCTGGGCGCGGACTACGTCGTCACCGGTTCGGTCAACCAGGCCACCACCGAGGCAGGCACCTCGCCCGGCGTGAAACGCCTTCTCGCCCAGGCCGGCCTGGCAGACTGCACCATGGCCCCGGCGGCCGACATGTTCGAGCAGGGCGTACAAGTACAGGTCCTGGCCCGCGGAACGCTCTTCCCCGGCAACGCGGCCCGGCTCTACCGCCTGTACCGAGAGCACACCAGCCTGGACGACCTCCCGGCCGACGAGTGCCGTCTGCTCCAAGAGCGCATCCTGCGCCGCCCGTTGGAGCAGGTCGTGGACGAGTGCACCGCCTACCTGAAGGCCCATCAACCCGACCAGCTCCCGCGCGCCGAGCGGGACCCGAAGTACCGTATGGCCCTGGTCTTCCGCTGGTACCTGGCGATGGCCTCACGCTGGGCCACCTCCGGACAGACCGAGCGCTCCGGCGACTGGCAGGTCTGGTGCGGTCCGGCAATGGGCGCGTTCAACGCATGGACCGCCGGCAGCGCGCTGGCCGCCCCGGAACAACGCCACGCCGCCACCATCGCCGAACACCTCCTGCGCGGCGCCGCCTTCCACAGCCGGGTCAGCCAGCTGCGCCTGTCCGGTGTACGCCTCCCGGCCTCCTGCGCCGAATACCGTCTGCCGTCGCCTTCCCCGCGGACCCCAGCGTCCGCGGGGAAGGTGGCCGCCCGCGCCACACGTCACCTGAGCCCATCCCCCTCATCCCGACTGCCCTCTGATCGGCTCCGACGGAAGCCCAGGTCTTGA
- a CDS encoding SAM-dependent methyltransferase, which translates to MPENNTPAEVVCRPVGRVVGGRRDVRDDDWGTERAVIRLDADRFGPDAVAGLDAFSHLEVVYHFHRVPVDRIETGARHPRGNTDWPLAGIFAQRGKNRPNRLGVSRCRLLDVDGLDLHVQGLDAIDGTPVLDIKPYMTEFGPQETVTQPTWTTEIMRHYY; encoded by the coding sequence ATGCCCGAGAATAACACTCCTGCCGAGGTGGTGTGTCGTCCGGTGGGTCGGGTGGTCGGTGGGCGGCGTGACGTCCGGGACGACGACTGGGGTACGGAGCGGGCCGTCATCCGTCTGGATGCCGACCGGTTCGGTCCCGACGCGGTGGCGGGCCTGGACGCCTTCTCCCACCTGGAGGTCGTCTACCACTTCCACCGCGTCCCCGTGGACCGGATCGAGACCGGCGCCCGTCACCCGCGCGGCAACACCGACTGGCCCCTGGCCGGCATCTTCGCCCAGCGCGGCAAGAACCGCCCCAACCGCCTCGGCGTCTCCCGCTGCCGCCTGCTCGACGTCGACGGACTCGACCTCCACGTCCAGGGCCTGGACGCCATCGACGGCACCCCCGTCCTCGACATCAAGCCCTACATGACCGAGTTCGGCCCCCAGGAAACCGTCACCCAGCCCACCTGGACCACCGAGATCATGCGCCACTACTACTGA
- a CDS encoding type I polyketide synthase has protein sequence MTRTDAVDRRLANDPIAIVGVAGMFPKARDVQEFWDNIVASRDCSEEVPEAWWSTEDHYDPDPFAEDRTYCRRGAFLAPVVFDPREFGMPPNSVDSVGLVQLLSLMVAKDVLADAARGRRDWLDPEHAGVVLGVCGTNSTLIPLASRLLAPEMVRTMVAFGIPEEQARRVMRTRLAGLPPWTEDSFPGVLGNIVSGRIANRLNLRAANHTVDAACASSLAALRSAVDELLCRRADLMLTGGCDADNSIVPYMCFSKTPALSLSGRVRPFDAEADGTLVGEGVGMLALKRLDDAERDEDRVYAVLRGLGSSSDGMAQSIYAPCGEGQLVALRRAYEDADCPPRSVGLIEAHGTGTPAGDGVELNALSELLGAPGEHRFVAVGSVKSQIGHTKAAAGIAGMIKAVLALHHKVLPPTINVDTPSPAATGENSPLYLNTTTRPWVRDASREVRRAGVSAFGFGGVNYHAVLEEHRGGAGAPEHALHRTPRAWLWHAADPDELRRRLEREEAPDDGPVPAGHARVGFVATSTEHRDALVATAIQQLRVSSDHDSWSHTRGIHYRRRALPPETKVGALFTGQGSQYVEMGLHAALAVPPVRAAFDIANVLFPSSDSLARAVFPPPGDPEGRACEDRLRRTAYAQSAVGALSMGQYRYLRELGFVPHGLLGHSFGELTALWAAGVWDDETFTALARARGQAMTPPPGREDAVGTLAAVRAPEPELRQALSMHTELTVCNRNAPNEHVVGGPAPAVERFVRECVTRGVPAQRLPVAAAFHTSHVQHAVEAFGAACAATAFAPPALRVYANTAGAAYGQDPEANRRTLVEQLCRPVDFAARLEEMYADGIRIFVEFGPRHTLTGLVERTLGERGVTAISCDIGGAADSCAALKQAAVRLSVLGLPLSGIDRYDVPPRAERPTPSKVARTLEGPLFATVSRRPAYERLLAEEGSRSAVELRRALSPEPESPAPAVAADPAAREWQPDPLSRAAAEHLAAHTRYLDGQLHTAEQLTRLLSRSAADGPMDASLAAAVRAVTEHSLALGNAHTRAGEVVASLLQLPAVGPASLPGTYPHGDARPELPGPLTADDASPSPAAPPAGEPPADVGDSQGSDKSALAQLWAVERGDAEDERLPMDIDGLDPEELERVFREIVAEKTGYDIDMIEPDMDIQLDLGIDSLKQVEIGAEMWRRYPVISRTELYQFSEARTVRELTEKLHEVLASSRPQLLLSFGDGELGRAFVALRELPEPDVCPHAYPDQPHALLLDDGGDLSATLDAALSSRGWRTSRLRVPCAVPATAEEQTRTWGLGDWEEATLSGGLAEVLADAPRLDLCVLPISPSAALPAAQVVEQLRHAVLVAKLVCPALRAAAAGGRRAGLVTVTQLDGALGYAGTGGAPALALASGLSGLAKTVALEETSLFCRALDFMPGLLAQHVGDAFIAEITDLATDLREVARDGTARRTPFLSDTPFPPEYLRPSLPSPREAEPAAAREAGPTTALTGEDLLLVTGGASGITSWCVAALAREHRCGYLLLGRTPLTEEPEWAAGADSAEDLRAALDTRAREAGEDPGDPAIHTRLDEHAEQLLYQRRIRTALDELRAQGVEAEYVAADVLDAQALAQALAPYAPRVTGVIHGAGVLGDKPLAEMTAESLTPVVDTKLRGIHHVLDALHIDRLRHLVLFSSVSGLWGNLRQADYALASEALTRFGCAFQTAHPRCRVVSFVWGPWTGGMAAPMQRLFKEAGVPVLTREAGCAYFLARMSGRDRDAAGVTVAGPLGPLYRRVDRLPSAGLTAYRVLTGLGQEPVLRDHRIGQVPVLPMTAAAGWALHMVERAHGGSQPVVEFRDFRIARGIFFPEGHPERYRIHLVPDPEAGPDTVRATVHDATTADEQLHYAGVFRRAERPPEAPREQLPRYEITEGLHPGYDDGRLFHGPTLAGLRNGRVDESDRLIVTARMPDPPLGKGAFGGRLYSPALADLLLQAALLDLLRQGGDGLLPLPVSVERVELFSPLPDDEPFVIISAVDSGDNPLFATGTLTACTPDGRIHQRWSGVRALWIEPETAVRGTTARAGSPIYSQVLPGTS, from the coding sequence TTGACACGGACCGATGCCGTCGACCGCCGCCTGGCCAACGATCCGATTGCGATCGTGGGCGTTGCCGGGATGTTCCCCAAAGCGCGGGACGTACAGGAGTTCTGGGACAACATTGTCGCGAGCCGGGACTGCTCCGAGGAGGTCCCTGAGGCGTGGTGGAGCACGGAAGACCACTACGACCCCGACCCCTTCGCCGAGGACCGGACCTACTGCCGCCGCGGGGCGTTCCTGGCTCCGGTGGTGTTCGATCCGCGGGAGTTCGGGATGCCGCCGAACAGCGTCGACTCCGTGGGCCTGGTGCAACTGCTGAGCCTGATGGTGGCCAAGGACGTGCTGGCCGATGCGGCCCGCGGACGTCGGGACTGGCTCGATCCTGAGCATGCCGGGGTGGTGCTCGGGGTATGTGGGACCAACTCCACCTTGATCCCACTCGCCTCCCGGCTGCTCGCTCCCGAGATGGTGCGGACGATGGTCGCCTTCGGGATCCCGGAGGAGCAGGCACGCCGGGTCATGCGCACGCGTCTGGCCGGCTTGCCGCCCTGGACCGAGGACTCCTTCCCCGGAGTCCTGGGAAACATCGTCTCCGGCCGGATCGCCAATCGGCTGAACCTGCGGGCCGCCAACCACACCGTGGACGCGGCCTGCGCCAGCTCGCTGGCCGCACTGCGCTCAGCCGTTGATGAACTCCTCTGTCGCCGCGCCGACTTGATGCTCACTGGAGGCTGCGATGCGGACAACTCCATCGTTCCCTATATGTGCTTCAGTAAGACGCCCGCGCTGTCACTGAGTGGACGGGTACGGCCTTTCGACGCGGAGGCGGACGGCACACTAGTGGGCGAGGGTGTCGGGATGCTGGCGCTCAAGCGCCTGGACGACGCCGAGCGGGACGAGGACCGGGTCTACGCGGTGCTGCGGGGATTGGGCAGCTCCAGCGACGGGATGGCGCAGAGCATCTACGCGCCCTGCGGTGAGGGCCAGTTGGTCGCACTGCGACGGGCGTACGAGGACGCCGACTGTCCGCCGCGGTCAGTGGGGCTGATCGAGGCTCACGGGACCGGCACCCCGGCCGGCGACGGTGTGGAACTGAACGCGCTCAGCGAGCTGCTGGGCGCACCCGGTGAGCACCGCTTCGTCGCCGTGGGAAGCGTGAAGTCGCAGATCGGCCACACCAAGGCCGCGGCCGGGATCGCCGGGATGATCAAGGCGGTGCTGGCCCTGCATCACAAGGTGCTGCCGCCCACCATCAATGTGGACACCCCCAGCCCGGCGGCCACCGGTGAGAACAGCCCGCTCTACCTCAACACCACCACCCGTCCGTGGGTGCGCGACGCCTCCCGGGAGGTGCGTCGGGCGGGCGTCTCCGCGTTCGGCTTCGGCGGGGTGAACTATCACGCCGTCCTGGAGGAGCATCGCGGTGGGGCGGGAGCGCCGGAGCACGCGCTGCACCGCACTCCGAGGGCCTGGCTGTGGCATGCCGCCGACCCGGACGAGCTGCGGAGGCGCCTGGAGCGGGAGGAAGCCCCGGACGACGGTCCGGTACCGGCCGGGCACGCCCGGGTCGGCTTCGTGGCCACCAGCACGGAACACCGCGACGCACTGGTGGCCACGGCCATCCAGCAGCTTCGGGTGAGCTCCGACCATGACAGCTGGAGCCACACGCGGGGCATCCACTACCGCCGCCGTGCGCTGCCACCAGAGACGAAGGTCGGCGCACTCTTCACCGGTCAGGGCAGCCAGTACGTGGAGATGGGCCTGCATGCCGCGCTGGCCGTGCCCCCGGTGCGGGCGGCCTTCGACATCGCAAACGTGCTCTTCCCCTCCTCCGACAGTCTGGCCCGTGCGGTCTTCCCGCCGCCCGGCGACCCGGAGGGCCGGGCTTGCGAGGACCGGCTGCGGCGCACGGCCTACGCGCAGTCGGCGGTCGGTGCGCTGTCCATGGGCCAGTACCGCTACCTGCGGGAGCTGGGGTTCGTTCCGCACGGCCTGCTCGGCCACAGCTTCGGGGAACTGACCGCGCTGTGGGCGGCCGGCGTCTGGGACGACGAGACGTTCACGGCGCTGGCCCGCGCTCGCGGGCAGGCCATGACGCCCCCGCCGGGCCGAGAGGACGCCGTCGGCACCCTGGCAGCGGTGCGGGCACCGGAGCCGGAACTCCGGCAAGCGCTGTCCATGCACACCGAACTGACGGTGTGCAACCGCAACGCCCCGAACGAGCACGTGGTCGGCGGCCCGGCCCCCGCCGTGGAGCGGTTTGTGCGCGAATGCGTCACCCGGGGAGTCCCTGCGCAGCGGCTGCCGGTCGCCGCCGCGTTCCATACCTCCCATGTGCAGCACGCGGTCGAGGCGTTCGGCGCGGCCTGCGCCGCGACCGCGTTCGCGCCACCTGCCCTGCGGGTCTACGCCAACACGGCCGGGGCAGCCTACGGCCAGGACCCGGAGGCCAACCGCCGCACCCTCGTCGAGCAGCTGTGCCGGCCGGTGGACTTCGCCGCCCGCCTGGAGGAGATGTACGCGGACGGCATCCGGATCTTCGTGGAGTTCGGGCCCAGGCACACCCTGACCGGTCTCGTGGAGCGAACCCTGGGCGAACGCGGTGTGACGGCGATCTCCTGTGACATCGGCGGCGCCGCCGACAGCTGTGCGGCCTTGAAGCAGGCCGCCGTCCGACTTTCCGTCCTGGGGCTGCCGCTGAGCGGTATCGACCGCTACGACGTCCCGCCGCGGGCCGAGCGCCCCACCCCTTCCAAAGTCGCCCGCACTCTGGAGGGCCCGCTCTTCGCCACCGTGTCCCGCCGCCCCGCCTACGAGAGGCTGCTTGCCGAGGAAGGCTCTCGAAGCGCGGTTGAGCTGCGCCGTGCCCTGTCACCGGAACCGGAGTCCCCGGCACCCGCTGTCGCCGCGGACCCGGCCGCGCGGGAGTGGCAACCCGACCCCCTCTCCCGCGCCGCCGCCGAGCATCTGGCCGCGCACACCCGCTACCTGGACGGTCAGCTGCACACGGCGGAGCAGCTGACCCGCCTGCTGAGCCGGAGCGCCGCGGACGGACCGATGGACGCGTCACTGGCCGCCGCGGTCAGGGCCGTCACCGAGCACAGCCTGGCGTTGGGGAACGCGCACACCAGGGCCGGGGAGGTCGTCGCCAGCCTGCTGCAGCTGCCCGCCGTCGGCCCCGCGTCCCTGCCGGGCACGTACCCGCACGGCGACGCACGACCGGAGCTGCCGGGTCCCCTGACGGCGGACGACGCCAGTCCCTCGCCGGCCGCCCCGCCAGCCGGTGAACCGCCTGCCGATGTGGGCGATTCGCAGGGCTCGGACAAGTCGGCGCTGGCGCAGCTGTGGGCTGTGGAAAGGGGCGACGCCGAAGACGAACGGCTTCCGATGGACATCGACGGCCTCGATCCGGAGGAGTTGGAACGGGTCTTTCGCGAAATCGTGGCTGAGAAGACGGGCTACGACATCGACATGATCGAGCCCGATATGGACATCCAGTTGGACTTGGGAATCGACTCACTGAAACAGGTGGAGATCGGCGCGGAGATGTGGCGCCGCTACCCGGTGATCAGCCGGACCGAGTTGTACCAGTTCAGCGAAGCCAGAACAGTGCGTGAGCTGACCGAGAAGCTGCACGAGGTCCTCGCCAGCTCCCGACCCCAGCTGCTGTTGTCCTTCGGCGACGGCGAACTGGGCCGGGCCTTCGTCGCGTTGCGCGAGTTGCCCGAGCCGGATGTTTGTCCGCACGCCTATCCGGACCAGCCGCACGCGCTGCTGCTGGACGACGGAGGTGACCTGTCCGCCACGCTCGACGCGGCTCTGAGCTCCCGCGGTTGGCGGACCAGCCGCCTGCGCGTCCCCTGCGCCGTCCCCGCCACGGCCGAGGAGCAGACCCGTACCTGGGGGCTGGGGGACTGGGAGGAGGCCACGCTCTCCGGTGGACTTGCCGAGGTCTTGGCCGATGCTCCCCGTCTCGATCTGTGTGTCCTCCCGATCAGTCCTTCCGCTGCCTTGCCTGCCGCCCAGGTGGTCGAACAGCTCCGGCACGCCGTGCTGGTGGCCAAGCTCGTCTGTCCCGCCCTGCGGGCGGCGGCTGCGGGCGGAAGGCGGGCCGGGCTGGTGACGGTTACGCAGCTCGACGGGGCCCTTGGCTACGCCGGGACCGGCGGCGCCCCGGCCCTGGCCCTGGCCTCGGGCCTGAGCGGATTGGCCAAGACGGTCGCCTTGGAAGAAACGAGCCTGTTCTGCCGTGCGTTGGACTTCATGCCCGGGCTGCTCGCTCAGCACGTCGGCGATGCCTTCATCGCGGAGATCACCGACCTCGCCACCGACCTGCGCGAGGTCGCCCGGGACGGAACGGCCCGCCGCACACCGTTCCTGTCCGACACACCGTTCCCACCCGAGTACCTTCGCCCGTCGTTGCCCTCGCCGCGGGAGGCGGAGCCCGCCGCTGCACGGGAAGCCGGTCCGACGACGGCACTGACCGGAGAGGATCTGCTGCTGGTCACCGGAGGGGCCTCCGGGATCACCTCCTGGTGCGTGGCCGCACTGGCCCGTGAGCACCGGTGCGGCTACCTCCTCCTTGGCCGTACCCCACTGACCGAGGAACCGGAGTGGGCGGCCGGAGCGGACAGCGCCGAGGATCTGCGTGCTGCCCTGGATACCAGGGCGCGCGAGGCGGGCGAGGATCCCGGCGATCCCGCAATCCACACACGGCTCGACGAGCATGCCGAGCAGCTGCTGTACCAGCGGCGGATCCGCACCGCGCTCGACGAGCTGCGCGCGCAGGGCGTCGAAGCCGAGTACGTCGCCGCAGACGTACTCGATGCCCAGGCGCTGGCACAGGCCCTCGCCCCGTACGCACCGCGTGTCACCGGAGTCATCCATGGTGCGGGCGTTCTGGGCGACAAGCCGCTGGCGGAGATGACCGCGGAGTCCCTCACACCGGTGGTGGACACAAAGCTCCGTGGAATCCACCACGTGCTCGACGCGCTGCACATCGACCGCCTTCGGCACCTGGTTCTCTTCTCCTCGGTATCCGGCCTCTGGGGCAATCTGCGCCAGGCCGACTACGCCCTTGCCAGCGAGGCGTTGACCCGCTTCGGCTGCGCCTTCCAGACCGCCCACCCCCGGTGCCGGGTCGTGTCGTTCGTCTGGGGCCCGTGGACCGGTGGCATGGCGGCCCCGATGCAGCGGCTCTTCAAGGAAGCAGGAGTGCCGGTGCTGACCCGGGAAGCCGGGTGCGCCTACTTCCTGGCACGGATGAGCGGCCGGGACCGCGACGCTGCCGGGGTCACCGTCGCAGGTCCGCTCGGGCCGCTGTACCGCCGGGTGGATCGGCTGCCCTCCGCGGGCCTCACCGCCTACCGAGTGCTGACCGGCCTCGGCCAGGAGCCGGTCCTGCGCGACCACCGCATCGGCCAGGTGCCGGTACTCCCCATGACGGCCGCCGCGGGCTGGGCCCTGCACATGGTCGAACGCGCACACGGCGGCAGTCAACCGGTGGTCGAGTTCCGCGACTTCCGAATCGCCCGAGGGATCTTCTTCCCCGAAGGACACCCGGAGCGGTACCGCATCCACCTGGTACCGGATCCGGAAGCGGGCCCGGACACCGTACGCGCGACCGTCCACGATGCCACCACCGCGGACGAACAGCTGCACTACGCGGGTGTCTTCCGACGGGCGGAGCGGCCACCGGAAGCGCCGCGCGAGCAGCTGCCGCGTTACGAGATCACCGAGGGACTGCACCCCGGTTACGACGACGGCAGGCTCTTCCACGGCCCGACTCTGGCCGGTCTGCGCAACGGTCGTGTGGACGAGTCCGACCGGCTGATCGTGACCGCCCGGATGCCCGACCCGCCGCTCGGCAAGGGAGCGTTCGGGGGCCGTCTCTACAGTCCGGCCTTGGCCGACCTGCTGCTCCAGGCCGCGCTGCTGGACCTGCTACGGCAAGGCGGCGACGGCCTCCTCCCGCTGCCGGTCAGCGTCGAACGGGTGGAACTGTTCTCCCCCTTGCCCGACGACGAGCCCTTCGTGATCATCTCCGCTGTCGACTCCGGGGACAACCCGCTCTTCGCCACAGGCACGCTGACCGCCTGCACGCCCGACGGACGGATCCACCAGCGCTGGAGCGGGGTGCGCGCCCTGTGGATCGAACCGGAAACCGCCGTTCGCGGCACCACCGCCCGAGCCGGCTCCCCCATCTACAGCCAAGTACTGCCCGGGACGTCATGA
- a CDS encoding 3-hydroxyacyl-ACP dehydratase, translating into MMEELTFEGVPLGELTAPPGSPPAQQSTRPPAARPGSRPITVPPAAPAATMAEQLQRAHAAVLDTHRAISAWQLARTAMLTGTAEVLRTDGPYPTGDGPAPLPRHEIYDGTAAVLETAANALPGDGTGAIDLTWRNTVPDAPTALDAHPATGSGGPPLPSQWYVRDGDRVIAVVARHPQAPPWPRRPVPRYPRDPRPLARTSVERLSAAELDALAAGEFATVFGAAFDQRGLSAEALPAPWPARLLAEVTAIEPRGGVYAQGFLRATAHLTADEHTATWPRLIVTASELLRVYAFHRGFHLCLPGAKTTPLTDRPALVELFDTPAPQQAELRLEMEVTELGMVPRPYLIGDCRITGGGQLVAHLRDLGITLRERPGADLAFGLEREGCRRSAAGQWAVCSELVPAVAAEGNYRAHTLHDVRDLHGTAQVRPRLPRGDMLMLDRCRQAEIGAWREYRPGSWLASEHDVPEDPWYVRESGGALPQLALMEIALQPPGIFSGLLGVLGEYPDQDLTCRNLDGTARLLREVDPRGATVEQQTTLTSHTPLPGGLMHRYNFSLGTGGKPFYTGETVHGYFTPELLAQQQGLDGGRRVPPWLDRCPPPPAQVRHLDLREDTRLGHGRMALLEDTVLVPDGGVYGAGYLLCTKPVRPDDWYFEQHFFQDPVMPGSAGVQMLYQAAHAYALHTGLVDHLLPHPHFAIAVGEEVRWTYRGQILREHRQVRGEVHIREVHHDGRAVRILADGSVWRDDLRIYQVDNIAVQVTSARRNDRGEAG; encoded by the coding sequence ATGATGGAAGAACTCACCTTCGAGGGAGTCCCCCTCGGCGAACTCACAGCCCCGCCCGGCTCCCCGCCGGCTCAGCAGTCGACCAGGCCGCCGGCAGCGCGGCCCGGCAGCAGGCCCATCACCGTCCCTCCCGCGGCGCCGGCCGCGACGATGGCCGAGCAGCTCCAGCGGGCCCACGCCGCCGTACTCGACACCCATCGGGCCATCAGTGCCTGGCAGCTCGCCCGCACGGCCATGCTCACCGGCACCGCGGAGGTCCTCCGGACAGACGGCCCGTACCCCACCGGCGACGGCCCAGCGCCGCTCCCCCGCCACGAGATCTACGACGGCACGGCAGCGGTCCTCGAGACGGCGGCCAACGCGCTCCCGGGCGACGGCACCGGCGCGATCGACCTGACCTGGCGCAACACCGTGCCGGATGCGCCCACGGCACTGGACGCCCACCCCGCCACCGGCTCCGGCGGACCGCCCCTGCCGTCACAGTGGTACGTCCGTGACGGGGACCGGGTCATCGCCGTTGTCGCCAGGCATCCGCAGGCCCCACCGTGGCCACGACGGCCAGTCCCCCGCTACCCGCGCGATCCGCGCCCCCTGGCCCGTACCTCGGTGGAACGGCTCTCCGCCGCCGAGCTGGACGCCTTGGCCGCGGGCGAGTTCGCCACGGTCTTCGGCGCCGCGTTCGACCAGCGCGGCCTGTCGGCCGAGGCCCTCCCCGCACCCTGGCCGGCCCGGCTGCTGGCCGAGGTCACGGCCATCGAGCCCCGCGGCGGCGTGTACGCACAGGGCTTCTTGCGGGCCACCGCGCACCTGACCGCGGACGAGCACACCGCCACCTGGCCGCGGCTCATCGTGACGGCGAGCGAACTCCTGCGGGTCTATGCCTTCCACCGCGGGTTCCACCTGTGCCTCCCCGGTGCCAAGACCACCCCCCTGACCGACCGTCCCGCCCTGGTCGAGCTGTTTGACACCCCCGCGCCACAACAGGCCGAACTCCGCCTGGAGATGGAGGTGACCGAACTCGGCATGGTCCCACGGCCGTACCTGATCGGCGACTGCCGCATCACCGGGGGCGGGCAGCTGGTCGCCCACCTGCGTGACCTGGGCATCACGCTCCGGGAGAGGCCGGGAGCCGATCTGGCCTTCGGCTTGGAGCGGGAGGGCTGCCGCAGAAGCGCGGCCGGGCAGTGGGCGGTGTGCAGCGAACTGGTGCCGGCCGTCGCCGCCGAGGGAAACTACAGAGCCCATACGCTCCACGACGTCCGCGACCTCCACGGCACGGCGCAGGTCCGCCCGCGGCTGCCCCGCGGCGACATGCTCATGCTGGACCGCTGCCGCCAAGCGGAGATTGGCGCCTGGCGCGAGTACCGGCCCGGCAGCTGGCTGGCCAGCGAACACGACGTACCGGAGGATCCATGGTATGTCCGTGAGAGCGGCGGCGCCCTGCCGCAGTTGGCGCTCATGGAGATCGCGCTACAGCCCCCAGGCATCTTCAGTGGGCTTCTCGGCGTCCTGGGAGAGTACCCCGACCAGGACCTGACCTGCCGCAACCTCGACGGCACCGCTCGGCTGCTGCGCGAGGTCGATCCGCGCGGCGCGACCGTCGAGCAGCAAACCACCCTCACCTCGCACACCCCCCTCCCCGGCGGCCTTATGCACCGCTACAACTTCTCACTGGGCACCGGCGGCAAGCCCTTCTACACTGGCGAGACCGTGCACGGGTACTTCACCCCTGAGCTGCTGGCACAGCAGCAGGGCCTGGACGGCGGTCGCCGTGTCCCGCCCTGGCTGGACCGCTGCCCGCCACCCCCGGCGCAGGTGCGCCACCTGGATCTGCGCGAGGACACCCGGCTGGGCCACGGGCGGATGGCGCTCTTGGAGGACACCGTCCTGGTTCCCGACGGGGGCGTGTACGGCGCCGGCTATCTGCTGTGCACCAAACCGGTGCGCCCCGACGACTGGTACTTCGAACAGCACTTCTTCCAGGACCCGGTGATGCCGGGCTCGGCCGGGGTACAGATGCTCTACCAGGCCGCGCACGCCTACGCGCTGCACACCGGTCTGGTGGATCACCTCCTGCCGCACCCGCACTTCGCCATCGCGGTCGGCGAGGAGGTGCGGTGGACCTACCGCGGACAGATCCTCCGCGAGCACCGACAAGTCCGCGGCGAAGTGCACATCCGCGAGGTGCACCACGACGGCCGAGCCGTCCGGATCCTGGCCGACGGCAGCGTCTGGCGCGACGATCTGCGCATCTACCAAGTGGACAACATCGCCGTACAGGTCACATCCGCCCGGCGGAACGACAGGGGGGAAGCGGGATGA